In Rhodothermia bacterium, the following are encoded in one genomic region:
- a CDS encoding DUF1501 domain-containing protein, whose protein sequence is MCNSHTKDSQKNKAEEGRFGDALAHGEAHTNDHVRWTRRDFLYRVGAASLGASLMMSGLPVRAYGGSNLLERLSLLNTDKILVIIQLNGGNDGLNTVIPVTNDRYYSNRPNIGIKAADSIKLSTEYHIHKSLTNLQNAWGNDEMAVLHSVGYPSPNLSHFRATDIWVSGSGSNDYWEDGWMGRSLDAEYPEYKNNPTPYPLAVQIGSVASMLFRGPDTAMGLSVSDPAEFYRIVSGGSVYDPQNVPATHYGTELSYVRSVANDSVVYGTALKTSYDKTKSNVTYPSNSFAGSLAIVSRLIRGELGARIYHVSLGGFDTHAAQTNTHASLLTQLGDAVKAFTDELNAAGYGDRVLSMTFSEFGRRVKENGSAGTDHGTAAPMFLFGKGVNGGFFGTGPDLVNLDAGGNIKYSTDFRAVYGTILLNWFGMSVTEVQQILGLSSFSVGNYLPSLVATSTNEDQPIPNAITLEQNFPNPFQEITTIRYHLRQPMKATVRVFDLNGRAIAKLTDQFQSAGTHELQFNGDWLPNGRYIVRLETPIGGTSKQMTISR, encoded by the coding sequence ATGTGCAATTCTCATACAAAAGACTCCCAAAAGAATAAAGCTGAAGAAGGCCGCTTTGGTGATGCACTGGCCCACGGCGAAGCCCACACCAATGACCACGTCCGTTGGACACGTCGCGACTTCTTGTATCGGGTGGGAGCAGCCTCCCTAGGTGCAAGCCTAATGATGAGCGGATTACCCGTTCGTGCATATGGCGGGAGCAACCTCTTGGAACGTCTATCGCTCCTTAATACCGACAAGATTCTCGTTATTATTCAGTTGAATGGCGGGAACGACGGCTTAAATACTGTAATTCCAGTCACTAACGACCGCTATTACAGCAACCGCCCAAACATTGGTATCAAGGCCGCAGATTCCATCAAGCTATCCACCGAATACCACATCCACAAATCTTTGACCAACCTCCAAAATGCTTGGGGCAACGACGAAATGGCCGTTTTGCACTCGGTGGGCTATCCTTCCCCCAATTTATCGCACTTCCGAGCAACCGATATTTGGGTTTCTGGAAGTGGTTCCAACGACTATTGGGAGGATGGTTGGATGGGGAGAAGTTTGGATGCCGAGTATCCTGAATACAAAAACAACCCAACCCCTTATCCGCTGGCGGTTCAGATTGGCTCCGTTGCTTCTATGCTCTTTCGTGGGCCTGATACCGCCATGGGGCTTTCGGTTTCGGATCCAGCCGAGTTTTACCGCATCGTCTCTGGTGGGTCGGTCTATGATCCCCAGAATGTCCCTGCAACACATTATGGGACGGAGCTCTCATATGTCCGCTCTGTCGCCAATGATTCTGTCGTCTATGGGACAGCACTCAAAACCTCCTACGACAAAACAAAGTCTAACGTTACGTATCCTTCTAATAGCTTTGCCGGAAGTTTAGCGATTGTCTCCCGCCTTATCCGAGGAGAATTGGGCGCACGTATCTACCACGTCTCTTTAGGCGGTTTCGATACGCACGCCGCGCAGACCAACACCCATGCAAGCCTCCTCACCCAATTGGGCGATGCCGTAAAAGCCTTCACCGACGAGCTTAATGCCGCCGGTTACGGAGACCGTGTCCTCTCCATGACGTTTTCGGAATTTGGCCGACGTGTAAAAGAAAATGGTTCTGCCGGAACCGATCATGGGACTGCCGCACCAATGTTTTTATTTGGAAAAGGCGTAAATGGCGGCTTTTTTGGAACTGGGCCAGACTTGGTGAACTTGGATGCAGGCGGAAACATCAAGTACAGCACAGACTTCCGAGCCGTGTATGGCACTATTCTGCTTAATTGGTTTGGAATGTCCGTTACCGAAGTGCAACAAATTCTTGGTTTATCATCGTTTTCCGTTGGAAATTACCTCCCCTCGTTGGTGGCAACCTCGACCAATGAAGACCAACCAATACCCAATGCCATCACCCTTGAACAAAACTTCCCAAATCCTTTCCAAGAAATTACCACCATCCGCTATCATTTGCGCCAGCCAATGAAGGCAACGGTTCGCGTTTTTGACCTAAACGGACGTGCGATTGCAAAACTCACAGACCAATTCCAAAGCGCTGGCACTCACGAACTTCAGTTTAATGGAGATTGGTTGCCCAATGGCCGCTATATTGTGCGTTTAGAAACCCCGATTGGGGGCACTTCCAAACAAATGACCATCAGCCGATAG